The Aeromicrobium sp. Leaf245 genome includes a region encoding these proteins:
- a CDS encoding asparaginase produces MDVVAEVTRSGLVESRHRGAAVRVGPDGETVWSLGDPGVVVFPRSTNKPFQATGLVEAGLDLEPRLLALAAASHSAEPFHLEGVREILALGGLDESALQTPASYPLDPHEHAAVLRAGEGRLPIRMDCSGKHAAMLLTCVVRGWSTEDYLDPDHPVQRAVTETFTALVGPPDTVGVDGCGAPLLATSLERLARGIGRLVQAETGTAARRVAEAMVAHPEQVSGTRRPDLALARAVPGSLVKSGAESVVVAGLADGSALAVKIEDGGERPLFVVLHRALELAGVEADLLRERPVVLGGGRAVGEVRPVL; encoded by the coding sequence ATGGACGTCGTCGCCGAGGTCACCCGGTCCGGGCTCGTGGAGAGCCGCCACCGCGGAGCAGCCGTGCGGGTCGGTCCCGACGGCGAGACGGTGTGGTCGCTGGGTGATCCCGGCGTCGTGGTGTTCCCGCGGTCGACGAACAAGCCCTTCCAGGCGACCGGCCTCGTGGAGGCGGGCCTGGACCTCGAGCCCCGCCTGCTGGCGCTCGCGGCCGCGAGCCACTCGGCGGAGCCGTTCCACCTCGAGGGGGTGCGCGAGATCCTCGCGCTGGGCGGCCTCGACGAGTCGGCCCTGCAGACGCCGGCGTCCTACCCGCTGGACCCGCACGAGCACGCAGCCGTCCTGCGTGCCGGCGAGGGACGTCTGCCGATCCGGATGGACTGCTCGGGCAAGCACGCCGCCATGCTGCTCACCTGCGTGGTCCGGGGGTGGTCGACCGAGGACTACCTGGATCCGGACCACCCGGTCCAGCGCGCCGTCACCGAGACCTTCACCGCCCTGGTGGGCCCGCCCGACACGGTCGGGGTCGACGGGTGCGGAGCCCCGCTGCTCGCGACGTCGCTCGAGCGTCTCGCCCGCGGCATCGGTCGGCTCGTCCAGGCGGAGACCGGGACGGCGGCACGACGGGTGGCCGAGGCGATGGTGGCCCACCCCGAGCAGGTCAGCGGGACCCGCCGACCCGACCTGGCGCTGGCCCGCGCCGTGCCGGGATCGCTGGTGAAGTCGGGTGCCGAGAGCGTGGTCGTGGCCGGCCTGGCGGACGGCTCCGCCCTCGCGGTCAAGATCGAGGACGGTGGCGAGCGTCCCCTGTTCGTGGTGCTGCACCGAGCGCTCGAGCTGGCCGGCGTCGAGGCCGACCTGCTGCGCGAACGTCCGGTGGTGCTCGGTGGCGGGCGTGCCGTCGGAGAGGTGCGGCCGGTCCTCTGA
- a CDS encoding endonuclease/exonuclease/phosphatase family protein — MALVAGLAVLAGGLWSSRTLLDDTAPPTRLAAETLSPTSVELTWASTDEVDEYVVHVGSDRALTKDALKVTSTKKQVLVEDLQPTTPGGDRFFRVDAVKDGEIVRSRTGRFVLPPGEMTKVAVDKTGTTGARLEWKPVVNARQYDVEVATDKDFGELVQSVRTVGSEPELVTDALEPGRPYWFRARPVNGDVVGEFGAAVATETLPEDVRFNVGTWNVCSEKCKGYAGRARQMAAFLNAEKLDLFVLQEAGGKRVGGTTNAIFTGGERGFQRATGGAKARYIFYRPALFTQESGGFFPVGHGRHATWARFTVKETGRQFFVVDVHLENGHGNDGKRRSEMNTLVSRMRSINDGGLPIVYAGDFNSGRHRGADSPGSIMRGIGQRDTVDVAKKVENREFNTGHTFSTRPLRSGAHVDHIFASEEFQVLAWKQLVRMSGSSYASPVLTDHNALRATLSLEGKKVDVGEPTPVVDVPPVDDVPSPG, encoded by the coding sequence GTGGCCCTGGTCGCGGGCCTCGCGGTGCTGGCCGGTGGGTTGTGGTCGTCGCGCACGCTGCTCGACGACACCGCACCGCCGACCCGCCTCGCGGCGGAGACCCTGTCGCCCACGAGCGTCGAGCTCACGTGGGCGTCCACCGACGAGGTCGACGAGTACGTCGTCCACGTCGGCAGCGACCGCGCCCTGACGAAGGACGCCCTCAAGGTCACCTCCACCAAGAAGCAGGTGCTGGTCGAGGACCTGCAGCCCACCACGCCCGGCGGCGACCGCTTCTTCCGCGTCGACGCGGTCAAGGACGGCGAGATCGTGCGGTCGCGCACCGGTCGCTTCGTGCTGCCCCCCGGCGAGATGACGAAGGTGGCGGTCGACAAGACCGGCACCACGGGCGCCCGGCTGGAGTGGAAGCCGGTCGTCAACGCCCGGCAGTACGACGTGGAGGTCGCCACCGACAAGGACTTCGGTGAGCTGGTCCAGTCCGTGCGCACCGTGGGCAGCGAGCCCGAGCTGGTCACGGACGCCCTCGAGCCGGGTCGCCCGTACTGGTTCCGCGCGCGGCCGGTCAACGGCGACGTGGTCGGCGAGTTCGGGGCTGCGGTCGCCACCGAGACGCTCCCCGAGGACGTGCGGTTCAACGTCGGCACCTGGAACGTGTGCTCGGAGAAGTGCAAGGGCTACGCCGGACGGGCCCGGCAGATGGCGGCCTTCCTCAACGCCGAGAAGCTCGACCTGTTCGTCCTGCAGGAAGCGGGCGGCAAGCGGGTCGGCGGCACCACCAACGCGATCTTCACCGGCGGCGAGCGTGGCTTCCAGCGTGCGACGGGCGGCGCGAAGGCGCGCTACATCTTCTACCGACCGGCCCTGTTCACCCAGGAGAGCGGCGGCTTCTTCCCCGTCGGCCACGGTCGACACGCCACGTGGGCCCGGTTCACGGTCAAGGAGACCGGCCGCCAGTTCTTCGTCGTCGACGTGCACCTGGAGAACGGTCACGGCAACGACGGCAAGCGGCGCAGCGAGATGAACACGCTGGTCTCGCGCATGCGGTCCATCAACGACGGCGGCCTGCCGATCGTCTACGCCGGAGACTTCAACTCCGGTCGCCACCGCGGCGCCGACTCCCCCGGCTCCATCATGCGAGGCATCGGACAGCGCGACACCGTCGACGTCGCGAAGAAGGTCGAGAACCGCGAGTTCAACACGGGCCACACGTTCTCCACGCGTCCTCTGCGCTCCGGCGCCCACGTCGACCACATCTTCGCCTCCGAGGAGTTCCAGGTGCTCGCCTGGAAGCAGCTCGTGCGGATGTCGGGCAGCAGCTACGCGTCACCGGTGCTGACGGACCACAACGCCCTGCGTGCCACGTTGTCGCTCGAGGGCAAGAAGGTCGACGTCGGCGAGCCGACGCCGGTCGTCGACGTCCCACCGGTCGACGACGTCCCGTCGCCGGGCTGA
- a CDS encoding mannose-1-phosphate guanylyltransferase, with translation MSPDPLGPADLADLHVIIPAGGAGTRLWPLSRAGRPKFLLDLTGSGRTLLQQTWDRVTQLVPPERVHVVTGPRHADAVREQLPALTSIFVEPSPRDSMPAIGLATAVVHQDHPDAVVASFAADHVVSGADRFADAVVQAVRTARDGHVTTIGIAPRSPSTAFGYVESGAPLSVEGAPTARTVVRFVEKPDEETAKAYLRAGTFSWNAGMFVTRADVLLDHLARLQPTLHDGLRRIAAAWAGPDRQTVLEEVWPTLTKIAIDHAVAEPVSLTGGIATVPGRFGWDDIGDFAALHDLGHDQAPSSDGTSRDDHTVWIDSDGLVRARPGVTVAVVGIPGAVVVQTDDALLVTTLEHAQRVKEVPAALPAAGRDDLV, from the coding sequence ATGAGCCCCGATCCTCTGGGACCGGCCGACCTGGCCGACCTGCACGTCATCATCCCCGCCGGGGGCGCCGGCACCCGGCTGTGGCCCCTCTCGCGCGCCGGCCGGCCCAAGTTCCTGCTCGACCTCACGGGCTCCGGCCGCACGCTGCTGCAGCAGACGTGGGACCGCGTGACGCAGCTCGTGCCGCCGGAGCGCGTGCACGTGGTCACCGGGCCCCGTCACGCCGACGCGGTCCGCGAGCAGCTGCCCGCGCTGACGAGCATCTTCGTGGAGCCGTCCCCGCGTGACTCGATGCCGGCCATCGGCCTGGCCACGGCCGTCGTCCACCAGGACCACCCCGACGCCGTGGTCGCGTCCTTCGCCGCCGACCACGTGGTCTCCGGGGCCGACCGCTTCGCCGACGCCGTCGTCCAGGCGGTGCGCACCGCTCGCGACGGTCACGTCACCACCATCGGCATCGCCCCGCGGTCACCGTCCACGGCGTTCGGCTACGTGGAGTCCGGAGCGCCCCTGAGCGTCGAGGGCGCCCCGACCGCACGGACCGTCGTGCGCTTCGTCGAGAAGCCGGACGAGGAGACGGCCAAGGCCTACCTGCGCGCCGGGACCTTCAGCTGGAACGCGGGCATGTTCGTCACCCGCGCCGACGTGCTCCTGGACCACCTGGCTCGCCTCCAGCCCACCCTGCACGACGGTCTGCGGCGCATCGCCGCGGCGTGGGCCGGCCCCGACCGTCAGACCGTGCTCGAGGAGGTCTGGCCGACCCTCACCAAGATCGCGATCGACCACGCAGTCGCCGAGCCGGTCTCCCTCACCGGCGGCATCGCGACCGTCCCCGGACGGTTCGGCTGGGACGACATCGGCGACTTCGCCGCGCTCCACGACCTCGGGCACGACCAGGCGCCCTCGAGCGACGGCACCTCGCGCGACGACCACACCGTCTGGATCGACTCCGACGGGCTGGTGCGCGCCCGGCCGGGCGTCACGGTCGCGGTCGTCGGCATCCCCGGCGCCGTGGTGGTGCAGACCGACGACGCACTGCTCGTGACCACGCTCGAGCACGCCCAGCGCGTCAAGGAGGTCCCGGCCGCGCTGCCGGCAGCCGGACGCGACGACCTGGTCTGA
- the manA gene encoding mannose-6-phosphate isomerase, class I, translated as MRRLENPDRDYDWGSPEAIPRFLGRPPAGGPVAEIWMGTHPLNPSRVQGAKGPVSLREVAGELPFMLKILAADRPLSIQVHPNAVMAQEGYRAEEAAGVPLDAPHRVYKDPHPKPEMVYALTAFDTLVGFRPTAEILRVLAAIDVPRVQDLVESLRRQPGFLGIVRVVEDLLTDPPSPEEVAEVVTACRDAEQRGIDIKRAYATAVLVGEHHPGDVGVVMSLLLNRLTLQPGEAAYLGAGIIHAHLSGLCVEVMVSSDNVLRGGLTGKHLDPQGLVRCLDRGMSRLARVEADQFGFSTDVYSPGLREFALSITQCSSAEPDGARLPDDGRRIVVCLGGDVEVVNEIGEREKLARGEALFADESDGVLHAVGTGEVAQAYTPAPDLPPAELTDLV; from the coding sequence ATGCGACGACTCGAGAACCCTGATCGCGACTACGACTGGGGCTCGCCGGAGGCGATCCCTCGTTTCCTCGGTCGGCCGCCGGCCGGGGGCCCGGTGGCCGAGATCTGGATGGGCACCCATCCGCTCAACCCCTCGCGCGTGCAGGGCGCGAAGGGTCCGGTCTCGTTGCGCGAGGTCGCCGGCGAGCTGCCCTTCATGCTGAAGATCCTCGCCGCGGACCGGCCGCTCTCCATCCAGGTCCACCCCAACGCCGTGATGGCCCAGGAGGGCTACCGGGCCGAGGAGGCGGCCGGCGTCCCGCTCGACGCGCCCCACCGCGTCTACAAGGACCCCCACCCCAAGCCGGAGATGGTCTACGCGCTGACGGCGTTCGACACGCTCGTCGGCTTCCGGCCCACGGCCGAGATCCTGCGCGTCCTGGCCGCCATCGACGTCCCGCGGGTCCAGGACCTCGTCGAGAGCCTGCGTCGTCAGCCCGGGTTCCTCGGCATCGTGCGCGTCGTGGAGGACCTGCTGACCGATCCGCCGTCGCCCGAGGAGGTCGCCGAGGTCGTGACGGCGTGCCGCGACGCGGAGCAGCGCGGCATCGACATCAAGCGTGCCTACGCCACGGCGGTCCTGGTCGGCGAGCACCACCCGGGCGACGTCGGTGTCGTGATGTCGCTGCTGCTCAACCGGCTCACCCTCCAGCCCGGCGAGGCGGCCTACCTCGGTGCGGGCATTATCCACGCCCACCTCAGCGGGCTGTGCGTGGAGGTCATGGTGTCCTCCGACAACGTGCTGCGCGGCGGACTCACCGGCAAGCACCTCGACCCGCAGGGCCTGGTGCGGTGCCTCGACCGCGGCATGTCGCGCCTGGCGCGCGTCGAGGCCGACCAGTTCGGCTTCTCCACCGACGTCTACAGCCCCGGCCTGCGTGAGTTCGCGCTGTCGATCACGCAGTGCTCGTCGGCCGAGCCCGACGGTGCACGCCTGCCCGACGACGGTCGGCGGATCGTGGTCTGCCTCGGGGGCGACGTGGAGGTCGTCAACGAGATCGGGGAGCGGGAGAAGCTCGCCCGCGGCGAGGCCCTCTTCGCCGACGAGTCCGACGGCGTGCTGCACGCGGTGGGCACGGGCGAGGTGGCGCAGGCCTACACGCCGGCTCCCGACCTCCCGCCCGCCGAGCTGACCGACCTCGTCTGA
- a CDS encoding DEAD/DEAH box helicase — MNDDVPAPATPDDTVPGEPAPGGTGPVEAGPVEASPVETSPADTVVESAPDQPVAPTRPFSDLGLDDELVQVLERLGYETPTPIQEAAVPALLAGRDVVGLAQTGTGKTAAFALPILQKIDPDRASTQALVLAPTRELALQVCEAMTSYTPKGRRIRVLPVYGGQGYGAQLAGLERGAHVVVGTPGRVMDHLDRGSLDLTGLDHLVLDEADEMLAMGFAEDVERILADTPEYKQVALFSATMPPAIRRLAKRYLHDPADIATPQARSSTSTVRQRWIPVSHHAKLDALTRLLEVESGDGMIIFVRTKSATEELAERLRTRGFSAAAINGDLAQAQRERTVNALKSGALDILVATDVAARGLDVDRITHVVNYDIPHDPEAYVHRVGRTGRAGRSGEAILFVTPRERRLLSAIEKVSGRAVEETGVPSVDEVNARRTAKFAQAITDSMGSPQFHAFRGLVEDYVREHDVEMLDVAAALAVMSTDDKEFFLRPDPPKAARRERPERPARDTSDRGPRPSKDGWTPYRIAVGKRHKVSPSMIVGALANEGGLRRADFGKITIGVDHAVVELPQDLPDAVFEALSDTRISGRRIDLKRDGGPQGRSHGGGRDDRAGGYRSKGGPPGKGAKDKYRKPRHPKG; from the coding sequence ATGAACGACGACGTACCCGCGCCCGCGACCCCCGACGACACCGTCCCCGGCGAGCCTGCTCCCGGCGGCACCGGTCCCGTCGAGGCCGGCCCTGTCGAGGCGAGCCCTGTCGAGACCAGCCCTGCGGACACCGTGGTCGAGTCGGCCCCCGACCAGCCGGTCGCGCCGACTCGGCCGTTCTCCGACCTCGGTCTCGACGACGAGCTCGTGCAGGTCCTCGAGCGCCTCGGCTACGAGACCCCCACCCCGATCCAGGAGGCGGCCGTGCCGGCCCTCCTGGCCGGTCGTGACGTCGTCGGTCTCGCCCAGACCGGTACCGGCAAGACGGCCGCGTTCGCCCTGCCGATCCTGCAGAAGATCGACCCCGACCGTGCTTCCACCCAGGCGCTGGTGCTGGCTCCCACCCGTGAGCTCGCGCTCCAGGTGTGCGAGGCCATGACGTCGTACACGCCCAAGGGGCGTCGGATCCGGGTGCTGCCCGTGTACGGCGGCCAGGGCTACGGCGCCCAGCTGGCGGGCCTCGAGCGCGGCGCCCACGTCGTCGTCGGCACGCCCGGCCGCGTGATGGACCACCTCGACCGCGGCAGCCTCGACCTCACCGGTCTCGACCACCTCGTCCTCGACGAGGCCGACGAGATGCTGGCGATGGGGTTCGCCGAGGACGTGGAGCGGATCCTCGCCGACACCCCCGAGTACAAGCAGGTGGCACTGTTCTCGGCCACGATGCCGCCGGCGATCCGACGCCTGGCCAAGCGCTACCTCCACGACCCGGCCGACATCGCGACGCCGCAGGCGCGCTCCTCCACAAGCACGGTGCGCCAGCGCTGGATCCCGGTCTCGCACCACGCGAAGCTCGACGCGCTCACGCGCCTGCTGGAGGTCGAGAGCGGCGACGGGATGATCATCTTCGTCCGCACCAAGTCGGCCACCGAGGAGCTCGCCGAGCGCCTGCGGACGCGCGGCTTCTCGGCTGCCGCCATCAACGGCGACCTCGCCCAGGCCCAGCGCGAGCGCACGGTCAACGCCCTCAAGTCGGGTGCGCTCGACATCCTGGTGGCCACCGACGTCGCGGCCCGCGGGCTCGACGTCGACCGCATCACCCACGTGGTCAACTACGACATCCCGCACGACCCCGAGGCCTACGTGCACCGGGTCGGCCGCACCGGGCGCGCCGGACGCAGCGGCGAGGCGATCCTCTTCGTCACCCCCCGTGAGCGCCGTCTGCTGTCGGCCATCGAGAAGGTCTCGGGTCGCGCCGTCGAGGAGACGGGCGTGCCGAGCGTCGACGAGGTGAACGCCCGCCGGACGGCCAAGTTCGCCCAGGCCATCACCGACAGCATGGGCTCGCCCCAGTTCCACGCGTTCCGCGGCCTGGTCGAGGACTACGTGCGCGAGCACGACGTCGAGATGCTCGACGTCGCCGCCGCCCTGGCCGTCATGAGCACCGACGACAAGGAGTTCTTCCTGCGCCCCGACCCGCCCAAGGCGGCGCGGCGCGAGCGCCCCGAGCGTCCGGCACGCGACACGAGCGACCGCGGACCGCGTCCCTCGAAGGACGGGTGGACGCCGTACCGGATCGCGGTGGGCAAGCGCCACAAGGTCTCGCCCTCGATGATCGTGGGCGCCCTGGCCAACGAGGGAGGGCTGCGGCGCGCCGACTTCGGGAAGATCACGATCGGCGTCGACCACGCCGTCGTCGAGCTCCCGCAGGACCTGCCGGACGCGGTCTTCGAGGCGCTCTCGGACACCCGGATCTCCGGCCGGCGGATCGACCTGAAGCGCGACGGCGGCCCGCAGGGCCGCAGCCACGGCGGCGGGCGCGACGACCGTGCGGGCGGCTACCGCTCGAAGGGCGGACCGCCCGGCAAGGGCGCGAAGGACAAGTACCGCAAGCCTCGCCACCCCAAGGGCTGA